Part of the Motacilla alba alba isolate MOTALB_02 chromosome Z, Motacilla_alba_V1.0_pri, whole genome shotgun sequence genome, TGCAAGTATGAGTTCAAGCCTCTCTAAGATTCTGCACCAACACAGCAGGAAGCCTTTTGTCTTGCTTTTGATCCTGTACTCCTTAATTCCTAGAATCGTAACAACATATTCAGTGGTTGGTTCCCTGATCAACTCAGACCAGATACATAAATGATCATTCTTTCATTCCCCTATTCTTGTCCCTCTCACCCTGACACACCTAATTGCCCTTGCTGAGGCCTTATTATTGCCTTATTACACTGCTAACTGTCCTGCTGAGCACACCCACAGCCCAAGAAAGcctattttgaaaatataaaaatgtctttaaaatccCAGATATCTTGACGTTATTAGCCATTGCAACTTTCTTGGTCTATGATCATGCCCCATTATTTTCATGTCCTGCTACTTTAAAAGATGCTATAAAAGCACCAAAATCCTCCATCCCACTAATTCATGCACTAGGACAGTTTCCACTTTTGGAAGGAAGAGCCGAATGTTGGAGAAGTTGAGATAATAAACTGAGTGAAGGGCAAAGTAATGAATAATAAGCTGCATGAAGGGCAAAGTGATGAAACGGTCCTTGGGACAACAGTGGGAGTAGTGCCAGTGGGGCATGGAGGGAGAAATCTTTGAAAGCCTGAGCAGAAGTCAAATGTACAGGGGAACTCTGAACAGTTCAAACCATTGAGCTGGCCTCCCAAGAAGACTTGCTGAAGTCATCATTTGGAGTAAGACAGAACCAGATGAGGAACAAGGGAGCTGAAACTCCTCCTAAAATGTGCACAGCATTGCCATGGCTGGGcaatatttgtcttttcttcccttggctGGCCCTTAGAATTATTATTCCAGTGAGAAGCAATATGCAACTCTGGGAGTTAAAGAAGCAGGTTGGTGAGGGTCCTTGCATGTGTGAGTCATTGGTCTTCTGCTCTGACTAGACTACTGATTTACtgcttaaaatattaaaaaaccacTGATGTTACTTTATGCATCTTGAGTACATCTAAACAGTGGTCAAGGCAATGAGCAGGTTTTGTCGTcttttgctgggattttggaTTAGTCCATGTCTAAGTAACATCAAAATGATGTCTctatttatctgaaaaaaaagaaagtgtgaAGAATGATGAAATAATTCATGGACTGGAAACAACTTCTTTCATGGGGAGAATCATAGAGTTCAGTCTACCTACCCTGTCAAAAAGGCTTATCTAATGTTGAGCTGATTATACTGCATATGGACTTTCATGAGTATGAAACACATGGCACGGAAAAACTTTTTTATCTAGGAGAGAAAGGTGTAAATGAACGAGTGGCCAGAATACAAACAAGTATTTTCAAAGTCAACGTaggtggttttatttaaaagagatgctagaaaaagggaaaaggcagaCAATGTCTTGTTCTCAGGTTTCACACCACAACTGAAACACCCCACAGGAGGGATGACACTGTGTCATGTGCATTCCAGTGCTCTTATAGGTTTTACAGGGCTACAGACCTGAGAACCTTTATACCAGTGAAAATTCAGGCCATTTAATTCAAGTTGAAATACTAAATTAATTATCCAGATTAATTTAATATAGGGAAAAGCCCAAGTTTTTCTTCTCAAGATGCTGTTCCAGTAGCCTTACACTTGCTTCCACTTACATCCTTAGAAGATTTAAggatttaagtaattttttatgaGCTCagagatatttcattttttttatatgaGAAAAACTTTTCAATGAGCTTGATACTCTTTTTTCTACTTTGATCTGTCTAATCACATGAATTAATTGACTcttaaaaatttgtaaaattcAAACATCTTTCAGGAATTCCATACAAATACTCAACTATGTCACAAATCATGCTTAAGATCACAGCTTCATATACTCCCCCCAGTGCCATGCGACTACCAACCCAGTAttgattttctttcatctcaAAAACTCAGACAATATTCATtgccaaaataaaaagctgtgtGAGTTATGAGAATGCACTGCCAGCAAGTTCCAGGATGAAGCAGAGATATAAAAAGTGGGGGAGGGGGCAGGGAAAGCATATGTGAAAAGCTGAATATACTCTTGCGAGAAGACATACATGGAAATAAGGCTTTTGTAGCTAAACAATGGAGGACCAAACATAACAGATGGATGCTGCAATACTACTGATTTTGTCCACAGCTGAATGGACCTTGTCTCTGGTTTAGCTTAGGGAAGCCTTGAGTGATGGCTAAGTATGTCCCACTGAATTTGTTCCTGCACATTCTTCCTCAGctaaaaccttttcttttctctcagtgACTAAGACTCTATTGTGAATGAGGGGAAGGATGAGACAGGTCAGAGTGTAAATGAGCAGAGTTCATATTCCCTCAAAATAATGTGTTTCTCCCTTGCTGCTCCCTAACTGCCAAACAATGGTcatgctccagctcctgagtTTCATGTGTACCTCCTACTGTGTCTGGTACttcacaaaatgttttaaagtgaAAGATCAAGATGTGATTCACAGTGCTCACTCTCCAGGAAAGTGGGGTCCTTTCAGTATAAGCTGTAAAGATAGCCAGTGTGCCTAATATAAAACTGTCCACAAAAGACAGGGCCTGCTCCTCTTTATGGGGTGCCTGGGGAACAAGAGGGCAGAAGACTTCGGTAGAAGATACTCTAAACCCACCTATCCATTTCCAATGTACACACTATGATTCAGTCCTTGATTTTATGTGGCTTGAACACGACCTGAAGCACCAAGACTTCTGTTGTTGCTTAACTTAGTACTGTGTAACAATAACCCAGCTTTGAGTCCAAACAGATCTGAATCCCTCAAAGAATACAAATCTCTTCCCTCAGTCAGAGAAAGCCCTTTCTCCTAACTCCAGCTGATCCAAGGTGAAAcaggcattttcttttcaaaattcttttatCACCTGCTTTGGCATTTTTTAGGTCTGTCTCCCCTTTCCTAAAAGAGAGACAGTGCAATCTCTGCCCAGGTACTGTCTGCAGCAGATTGGCATCACATGTGCCCTCCCTGAACCAGCTGCCTCATTGCATTGCTATTGATTCTGAGTTGGATTTCTGCAGCAAATCTATTGCACTTCCATTAGCAAGACTGCAAATGATGAAAATGCTCATTTATatcatcccagctctgcaccacaATTAACCTGCTACTTAGCCTCCAGCAAGCCAAATTGCGCTTTCTCATCTGATGCAGAGAAAGTTCCCCGAGGTTTCTCTGTAACCAGAAGTTAGGCACAGCAAATCTGAGGTAGGCTGCTGTGTGCTTTATTTGCAGTGCATTAACAGGAAATCAAACAGtgtaaaaaatacaacagatcTAGAAAGAGGATAAATTTAGTCCTCTGCAGTGAAAATCCAAACCCTGAATTTTGTAATTACATCAATTATTAATCAGTTTTCCTTAGAAACTTTTGATGCAGAGCAGTCAATatgtcattttttaataaagaaataatggCCATATACTTTGCATATCTACTGTATTCTCTATACCCACACATGCATCCGAATATAAATGAGGAGGGAGAACATGGGAAAGGCTCCATGTAGCACAAATACATGACTTACTCTCAGGGAAGtttccaaagcaaaatgaagctttaaaacataaatgcaAGTGCAGACTACTATTTTGTACTGAGGGATTCAGACtgttattaagaaaaaacactCCAGGAAATACTGCATTTTCTCCACTATGTTCTGTGCACAATGAATGGTTCATTAAAGGAAAACCACACCCATGAGGAAATTTTGAAAGCCATGAATTTGGGGTGCTTGTTcaagagaaagaaacacaagaaCAATCCACACAGATTGCTGCATGTTAAACAGAATTGTTTCCATGCAATCAATGAAAGCTAAaaagggggggtggggggtggtaGAGatactgaaagaaacaaaacaataaatttgTCTGAGCAAACTGTGTTTGCTGAGGACATTTTAAAGACAGTGTGAGCTAACTGCACTGGGGAGGGGAAGTCTCAGTTATTGCTTTGGAAGGCTTAATGGATCTGAACTCCCTAAAAATTGCTGCATCTTATGCATCTCACCCCATCAATCCCCATGAGTGCTCCTGTCACAAGTATACACCTCTAGGAGCCATCATGACCTTTGGAACAGCAGAGCAATACAGACTGGCTGCCTCACTACAGTGGCACTTGCTTTATTGCTGTTTGTTAATGGAGGCCTAGTTGTGTCTCCTGGGCCTACTGAGATCAGCATCCCTTTACTACGCCCCTGAGTTAGGCTCAAAACTTGTCTGGTATCTTAACCATGATTAATTGTAACTTCCCTGTGACAAGATGTTGTTAATCCACAGGACACATAAAGAAAAGTCATGGCTTTCAAAATGACTCCTCATATTGTGTAGTAGATATTTAACTTAGAAACTGAATTGCAAGGGTAGTCTCCCTGTAGACCCATGGGAAAAGAGAGTGACTTCTGTTAGAATCACTCTGGGAATTGTCTGGAGGAAGTCTCTCCCTTTATGCTGGATATACAGCTGAAGGCTAACTAGCTTCCTAATGCAGGCACTTAAGTCAGGTATCTGAAGCTAATCAAATCCAGTACTGTGTCAGAAATGAACCAGCATGTGCTTTAAGTTCCTGCATCTTcaagttttggggaaaaaacaatctctcctgtggcactgctctgcagagcaacAGTGAGCATAGAAAAGGCTGAAGTAGAGCCTGTACTGTATCAtgtcctctcccctcccctgaGTACAGTCCCTTGCAGCTCTCTGAGACATCCCAGACCTTGACATGTCTCCAGAGGTCACCAGGCATGGACTCAATCTTATGGTGTCGTGATGTGGATTTGAAATACAGAGCATGGGTGGTCAGAATTAGACTCTTTCAAGAATAAGAACAAACATTGCATGAAGATTTTATGAACAAACTCTCTGTCCTTAAATTGAAGTTAGATGGCTGCAGCACTTCTAAGTGGAGGGAGAGGCTCCCTCTAGCCTGCCATCAAGCTAAAGTACAGACCTTCCCAAATGACTGTGAATAGGAGAAAGGACATCAAATGCAGAGCTGAGAAAGAATGTGTGGAAGTGaaagaggcagggaaaaaatgtaagaaatatttaCGGTATGATACAAGGTACAGtacaatttttaataaatttttcccATCTCTAGCTCTAAAAAGACACAAGAAATTTAGCCATTGTGCCTCAACTTAAGACGGTCTCGCTTCTTTTATTAAACTATGCCTTTATCAATACAGaaatattcctttccttttgacTTACCTTTTGGatgttaatattatttttcccttgctgTAAGGGAAAGGAAAGCTCAATGCTTTAAAGCATTGCCATAATTAGGGAGCTTGTTAATCTTGGAGTGCAGCTTGTCAAATGACAAGGGGAGCTGAGACTACTTCCCAGGTAAACAGCCACTACCAGGCTTCAGAAGCAATCTTTTTCCACTGAGGATGAGAAAGCAACATCCTTTGCTAATAATGATGAACACACCTGAAGTGGAAGCAGAAATCAGAAACACTGGAAGAGAGCTGTCCCTCCAGTAGTCAGGGGTAGTTGACAGTAATGTAGAACTCTTTTTTCACTTCGCCACATTCTCTAGGCAAGGCCCAGGATAAGTGAGATAGGAAGGagtcctgcctgcctgcctcccaAGGGACATGCACAGGTCCAGGGCTGTAAGGAGATGAAGACATGCCTGTTGATCATCTGCTGGCCACCAGCACAGCATGTGTGTAGCTGGCACATCACTGCATGGGACGTGAGCTGGCCAGGGAAGCCAAAAGTGAAATGGAGACAGGCTGTGTGGATGCGCCACTGGGCATGTGCATCCTCTGGACCCGGCTCTCTGATGGTCCTcaagctctgctctcagggaaACCCACTCCAGAAAAATCATGCTGTGGTCTGTCTCCTGCCCTGTCTCTTGTGTGCCCTGCGGCACTTGACCAAGTTATAAGAGTTGTGGTCCCAAAGCCAAGACCTGCTTGGGTTGGCCTGCCAAGGCCTACagtgcctctgctctggggcagaaCCACAGGAGTGCTGCACTgttttggcagagctgtcacccCAGAAAGGCAAGCTCCACATGGGCCTTTCTGGGAGTTTTTGCGGGGAAATCTTCTTAAACGGAAAGAGGAGGCTTTAGGAAGACCTTTAAAGAGGGGAATGGTTGGTTTGGCTATTGttacagaaacacattttttgcAGTACTATAGAACTGAATCTCTAACCAGCCTGGGTAAAGGGTAGTAATTGTGTTTGAAGGTGATAGTGTTAGAAGAAGTGAAATTTAGCTCCTGAACTGAGTTAGCATTTTTACAATCTTCATGTCTTCTCAGAGGGAGGGAGATTGTAGGTTAGGGTGTATTATTACATCCTGCTTGTAATAATATATTCTCTGGTGCAATTATGCTAAGATTGACAATCTCCCTAATTATGGGAATGCTTTAATACATtcacctttcctttctctttcagcaaaggaaaaattatattaagATACTAAAGGTaagcaaaatggaaagaaatatttctgtatttataaagGGCAAATAATAATCAAAGGAACACAACAAGTCTTGAATCTAATACACCAGACACAATTATCAGGATTgtctctcttctgctttctcttccagGCTCCAGGAGAAAGAAGAATCAATTAGCCCTCTGCAGACTATGACCTTGAAGGATACAGCTTTAAGGGGAATATGCTGAGTAAGACACtaaagagagaagaagagaaaaagatttggGAACTCATGGAGGGGAAAGATTCAGAAACAGTACATCAAGCACAGCAGatgaaatgtgcattttttttttttatttctgcactggaaaaaaatttcagcacATAAAGGACTTTCTGGGAACATTACCTCACGCtgcctgaaaagaaaaaaaggacactGAAAGGCAAAAGAAGGGACAATCCAATTTGCAGATGCTACTTTTCAAGCCATGTCACTGAGAATTTTATAGCTGtcaaagtcattaaaaaaaaaaaaagttagcaCTGGTGCAATCTGTCAACCTCTTCAACAAATCTTGCTCTACATAAAACACAATGATGTGtttgaaatgcagctgtttCAAAAACCCCAAGACAGTGCTTTAAGAGCCGTCCAAAAAAGTTCTTTTCATGCCTCTTGGAATTCTTAGGCAGACCTTCTGCAGTATATTTTTCCAGCtagattttctgatttttcttttcagataatCAGAGACGCTTGCCATAGTCAGAATTATGTACCACACTTAGAATAAATTCTGAATATGCAATATTCTCCCCTAGAGCAAACCAAACTTGATCTGCTACcagttttccctctcctttcagTTTGTAGCTATGGAATTCTACAATGCCTTAAAAACACattcatctttaaaaaataaggctaaattaaacaaaaaacccaacccctcCAAACCCCTATATACACAAAACCTCAAAATCAAAAAACCCCTCTGAACCTAATCACCGAACTTCTGGACCACCATTTATTTCCCAGATGTGAGCAGCTCTGAATGCAGATAATGGCTTTCTGTCAGTGACAGCTCCAAAGAATCTGTTCTGTGCCCCTCCACCCCTTCCTTTACTTCAGAGATGAAGTTAGCATGTTTTTGAAAAAGGTTTGCCACATATGGGGAAATTCAGGAGGGATTCTTGATGCAATTATGACTGAATAGTGGTCTCTGGTCACTTCAGGAAGCAAAATGTGTTAAAAAGTCATATATTTCATGTCAGAATGTCTGCACTACAAAAAAGATTTTATGCATCagcaatatttaaaagaaagttcACTTAGTATAGTTATATTTAATTGCAAAGGTGGTTAATCCAAGAAATACCACAGACAAAGCCCCCTGTCATTTAATGCTACAGCAGTATTTCTCTATTAGACTGTTTCCATCTGACAAATTACTTTTAATCTCAAAGATGGTTGCCACCCATTATCTaagcaaaaggcagcagagtTTCTACAGGAATACTCAGAACTTTCTTTCACTGATTCTGGAACTGCTGTTCAAGATTGACTCTCAGCTTAAAGGACCTCCTCTGAAATCACTGTAGTTATGCTCATTTTCACTGGCAAGGGGGTTGGCCTAAAATGTTAGATTTAATCCAAACGCCACATATCTTAACTAAGTTCAGTCCCAGTGGGGCTAAACTTAGAAGTGAACTTCTGGTGACTTCAGAGCTCCAGGGCGAGGTCCAGTATGTGCCATCTTCAATGTGCCAACCTGCGGCATTACAGGGAAGGCATGAGGGAGAATAAATGACATGGGGACCTGCAAGGAAATTTTTAAGGTATGCAATTTTTCACTCTGATCACTGCAGTTTTCCCCAGGAAacctcagccctgtgctctccgCAGAAGAGTGTGCAGTCTTCTTTTTTACTAGAGTTACACAGCTTTACACAGCTCAGGAAATGCTGTCTTGGTTTGCTTTGAATTTGGTGAGTTAAAATCATGAATGTCAAAGGAATGACACGTCAGCAATGCAGTATTTTGAGGCTTTATTATTACtactaagaaaataatatagatacctttttttgtttgtttttttgatgAGCAAAAACTAATTTGGAAATTGACTCTTCCTACATCGGCAAGAATTCTTTCCTGAAATGCCCCACAAAAGGCAGTAAGGCAATACATGAGAAACAAGTTAAACAAGAAGCAGCTCCTAGAGATAGGGGAAGACACAGAGAAATGTATGCTTTGCTCTTAAGACAAAGGGGAAAATCATAAGCTAGATGCTAAATTAATAGTTCCCAGTTTCTAACTGCTTCAAAtctgctgttgctttttctcACTGTTCTGAGAGTTTCATGAGGATGATAGGGATATTTGGCAGCCACAGACTTCAGGAAGGATGTACCAGAAATGCTCTGCAGGCAAAGCAAAGAACACACATGGAAGATCCAGCCCTAGAGAAAAAAGCCAATTTATAAGGAAAACACACTATGTGGAATAGCTATCAGATAAACCCTTGAAGCAAATAATGTACTTCCCTACAAGTGGATGTGGAGAAAAAGGTGGTACTAGCCCTTTACAGACATCCCAGATGAAGTCCTGCATATCTCAGAATTAAGTTCTGAGGACTCTAGATGCTGTTCTCAGAAGGCAACCCATGCTATACCTGTCTTGGCGTGCTTAAGCTTTGCAAGTCAATCACATGCCCTCCTTGTAGACAGTCACAGAATAGTTaagtgcttttttatttttttctttttctgtgaaaggggaaaaaacccaaagaaacacATAGCTTTTACTTACAAAGTTTTGGAGCAGTTTGGAGATTGGTTTCTGTTGCTTGTGCCTGAGATGCTGTGGTAGGCTCCAGGGCGGGTGGTGACAGCGAAGGTGCGGCAGAGGACAACAACCCAACATCTAGGATGCGGTTATATAGAGAAGGCTGGAGGAACGGTTTGGAGGGTACAAGTGAGCTGTCACTGTGCACTGTCACTTCAGCCTTGCTCTTGGGGCTAGGTACGAGGAAGGGTGAGGCATACACCTCCGAAGGCACCCAGGCAGACAGAGCTGTAGGATCCACAGCACTCTTTGGGTCTTGTCCTATCCTCCCAGGGTCAAGGTGGGTAGGAGAGTCATACTCAAAAATCTTGTCCACAAAGACCCACTTGAGGCCAGCAATGCAGAGGCAAAGGCTAAGCAGGCAAGCCAAGATAGGGGCGATGCAGATCTTTTCAGAGTTGAGGCAGCCCTTCAGTCGCTCTGCCTCCAGGCACGCACAGCAGGTTGCGGCAAGGCCTGCTATCCCCTGGACCCTCCTGTCCTCTCTTTGGGTCCCCGGCATGTTCTCCTCATCCGGGAGCCCGTTGAGGGACGCATcagggctcagctgagctgaggggctggggaaagTGTCGGCAGCTACTTCAGACATGTTTAAGCATCAGCTCTCAAACAGCTCACCTCCAAAAGGCCTTAACTCTATCACAGTCCATTACTGTGAGACACAGACAAAAAGAGATGGTAGTAATAGTCACAGTGCTCTGCAAAAATCACAGAGTGGGAGTCAATAAAAGGTCGAAGCTCAGCAACATCATCCAAACTGAGAGAGGAGTAATGCACAGGAAAAATTAGATCCCCCCAGTCCCTGTGCCCCCAAGCCCTCTGTCACTGTCTCTGCTTCTCTGAAGTGAGAATAGCTTTGCAATTACTGAGCTCCTGTTTGCTAGCCACTTCTATAATTCCTTAAATGCCTCTCAAGCAATTCCAGCTCTTCTGCAGGGGGAAGAAACATTCCCCCAGAAGCAAgcacaataaaacaaaataggGGTAAGGAGGGTCATGAGataaagaaaaccacaaacacTGAACAAACTGACCAGATTAAGTAAACCAGTAGCCCAGAGCGAAAGGCAAGACTCTCACCTTGAGCATCTGAGGCTGGTATCTGCTCAGACGAGGAAAACAATTGTCATGCGGTAGAAGgagcaaaagcaaaatctctAACAACAGCGGCAACGGCAGAAGTGACAGTAGCAGCAGCATCCTGTCGTGTTACAGCGGCGGCTGAAAGAGGCTGAATCATTATAGAGCAGCAGGTGCTCGCTGTCTGAGCATCCCTGCAAACAATATCATTACAGAGAGGTTTGAAAGCAAGAGCGATGCCAAGACGGTGGTAACTCCCTTTATCTCCCCTCCCTCTTTGTCCTCCTTGAGCGCTCATTCACTTTCCTCCGTTCcccaccctcccccccccccccccccgccccgctcccccagccccctcgCAGCCTGTTTCCCTGATGTACAGACTCGCTCCTTCCTCCCCTACCCCACCCCCCGcactctgcagggctgctctgagtgAAATCAGTACACCCAGCAACGCAGGACTGTCAGTGACTTCCTATTTTATCCAATTAGGAGGAATAAAGGCCATCAAATCAAAGGGAGGGAGCGGACAGGAGTTGCTCAGCCACCCACTCCCTCTCTCCAGGCAAAGCACGGCCAGAGGCGGCGGCGGCCATCGATGGCAAAGTCCTCCAGCAAGGACTGGGTGTCGGTGGGAGCTCTTTGGGTTGGACTAGGCTCGCTTAGTCTGATATTCGATCTCTCCCAGGGGAAAAACCTCTTTCCAGAAGCAGTTTCTCCCTGCCTGACACCTAGAGACAGCTTCTCTTTCCAGGCTCCTAAGTAAGTTTTATTTCCTAGGAATAGGGCTGGAATGCATCTTAGATcaagcagaggaaataaaaaaccccaagccatTCCCATCTCTTATAAATTTTCATTCAAGTTATTGCAAagaggtttgctttttttaaaattccattttacaACCTCCTTTCCAGACCCTtttccaaacccaaaaaaacccagacttCACACTAAAGTCAGTTCCTGAATGCACTTTTCAAGAGCTCACATGTTGCTAGAATAGATCCTCACTCACCttatactaaaaaaaaccaaaaaaatcactatattattattattattattattattattattattattaaagacTTACACTTTGTTAAATTTGGCTGCCATTTCTCACCATTACTGATATGTAGCACTACCATTTCCACCAGTGCAGTATAATACAGGGGTAAATCAACAGTCCAGTTAACATAATGAAAGTAAGACTAGAATCACATCTATTCCCAGTCTCTTTTATCTCTCACAGAAAGATACACCCGTGCAACAATAAAGATGTGTACGAAAGGCAAGGTGCTTATAGCACAATTTCCAGGTCCTTGACCTTAATGAAAGCATTTGCACTGAAGTTTTGCTGGTGAAAATCCCCCCTTCTCCTTAGTATAAATGGCTGAGAGATGCATAAGGAAACAAAGAATCAAGTGCTAAAAATTGCTCTGAACTAATTTTTGTTGGTGTCTTGTTCAGGCACTTGAAAGGTAAATTCCTTTGTAGTTATCTATTTTTGGTAGTATCAAAAGAGTAATCTGGCTCTATCCATGTTCTCTTTCTGCCTCCAACTCTACTCCCATCTCACCCCTCCTTCCATGGGAAAATTAGTAACATTCACATGAAAAAGATTAATCAAAATCTCAATGAATCCCATAGTGTTTTTATGGACTGTCATGTCAAGGACTAATTGATGGATGTCTGATCACAAAGCTTCCTGTGAGGCAGTTGTAGCCAACTGAAGTAATCACAATGCGACTACAATCAAGTGCTTGGAGCATTTACCTTAAAGCACAGCTAGTGATAACACTCTCTGAAGGAATGTAAAAAGATAAATCATCCTACAATCTAGCCTACATTACCACTGAAGTGTCTGGTCCTTAGGTTAATGATGTGATCATCAGCCTCAGACAGAACGAACAGCTTGCACTACATATTTACATACATGGCTTCTCTTATTACAAAGCACATGTTCCCTTTTGCTGGTAATATCCTGCATCAGTGCAGCCTCTCCGGAGTACCTCAAAACCTATTTCAAACCGCACTAACAACACAACCTCTGTAGAAAGTGTAACAAAAAGTAGCATTGCCGTGACAGGTGTGGTGGTCTGTGGCTACAAGTAAACACGGTTTCTAGAGAAAGGATATACCTTTCATTTGATTAACTGATAAATCTAGGAAAACCAGGCACACTTTCGCATACCCAAATTGCTCCTCAAGTGTGAAGCTACAGCATCACTCTTCAAAGTGGAGTGCGAGCTGAGAACCAGCTGGGAATATTCTATTCATTGCACAGATGAAATACTACAGCATCTGAGTGCTTggcagaaatttttaaaaattactttccttctttttcaatGTCTAATTTTTCAACCTTCCTATTTCCAGTAAGAGAATTTTCCCTGCTGACACTTCCCTGAGCCTGCGTTTAATCCCCAGTCCGGTCCACATCTTTCCTGCACTGGTTTTCCTGGCAAACTGCCTGCGTTCAATCTCCAGTAATCTTCGTGACCCTCCATCCTATCTACACTTATCTGCCCTCCTTTAAATCATGTTCCTGCTTTGCTCACATCTTCCTGGTGCCGTGCTGAACAGAAACGAACGTGGAGCCTTGCACCTTCCTTACAAGGGTTGCCACGAAGTTGAAACGAACACGcaaaacactgcacagctgGACAGAGGGTCGGCGTGCTATCTGCACGGAGGACGCATTCAGGGGCTCCTCTGCATCGCCCCCTTTCACACCCTGCTGCCGCCAGGAGCCGTCAGTTCGCACGGATCGGGAATGGGCTCTTCCAAACGGCTCCTGCCTCAGCCCGGCTGGCTAactgaggctggagagcatcTCTCCCcgccttttttttcctccaccgGCAGGCCCAGCCCGCCCGCAGCAGCTCGTCCcggcaggcaggcaggcaggcggGCGGGCAGGCACACCCGCACACCCCCGCCGGCTCCGCGGCCGCAGCGTGCCCGTGGTCCCTGGCTCCCGGCCAGgctgcagtgccctgctccGCTGCGGGTCCCTTCCCCCGCCGCACCTCCAGCCCTGGCGCGCAGCCTGCCTGCCTCAGCATCACGCAGCCGGCTGTGCCCAgacctccccctcctccccctccgcGGGgaagcctgcagagctgcttcagcCCCCC contains:
- the LOC119696105 gene encoding uncharacterized protein LOC119696105 — its product is MFLLCSHLPGAVLNRNERGALHLPYKGCHEVETNTQNTAQLDRGSACYLHGGRIQGLLCIAPFHTLLPPGAVSSHGSGMGSSKRLLPQPGWLTEAGEHLSPPFFSSTGRPSPPAAARPGRQAGRRAGRHTRTPPPAPRPQRARGPWLPARLQCPAPLRVPSPAAPPALARSLPASASRSRLCPDLPLLPLRGEACRAASAPQLRMGYGACGEESGAAPGTLSPPAGCLAAPAIPRREGRKEVLNHRPASFPGSAPQVAKARARTQPVCHAAILYLTGWFLPGPFGPKRNPMRSTTSGCVQEHITF